One Candidatus Afararchaeum irisae genomic window, ATATACGGCTCCGCCGAGGTCATCGGTCTGATGATGTGCCGTATACTCGGTCTGAGCCCCGAGGCTAGCCACAACGCCAGAATGCTGGGGAGATCGATGCAGTACTGTAACTTCATACGTGACATAGAGGAAGACCGACAGATGGGAAGGAGGTATATGCCGAGTGAGGAGATCGAGAGGTACGGTCTCAAGAGTCTCACCGAGGACGAGGCGATGTCGAAGACAGACTCCTTCAGGGAGTTCATGCGTCGACAGATCGAGAGGTACTGGAACTGGCAGGAGAAAGCCGAGGACGGCTTCGGCTACATACCTTACAGGGTCAGGGTTCCCGTCATACTCTCGTCGAGGCTTTATAAATGGACAGCCGAGAGGATATACGAGAGACCCGAGATACTCTACGAGACACAGGTCAAGCCATCGAAGCCGAGGATAGCCGTCGAGCTGGCTAAGTCGTTCGCTGGGAAGAACTGAGAAGAGGAACGGGCGCGGAGGAATGATGGTATCGCGCCATCGCCACCGATTCCCTCGAAAACTTCGTTTTCGGGATACCACAGAGCCAATTTCTGCGTGGATGTGTGAGCCATGCTTTGGATGGCTCTATCTGATCCAGCGAGATTGCGGTGGACGGGCGCGGAGGGATTTGAACCCCCGGCCGTCGGATTAGAAGTCCGATGCTCTGTCCAA contains:
- a CDS encoding phytoene/squalene synthase family protein yields the protein MSEIDPEIRRTFSQNSTSYYYSSLFFPSDVRRDVFRLYAYVRTADDFVDEMPQDRESLLEFRRMTFDNWESGESGNKTVDLFLRVARDNGFERRWVKAFLDSMETDLTKSGYETLDETLEYIYGSAEVIGLMMCRILGLSPEASHNARMLGRSMQYCNFIRDIEEDRQMGRRYMPSEEIERYGLKSLTEDEAMSKTDSFREFMRRQIERYWNWQEKAEDGFGYIPYRVRVPVILSSRLYKWTAERIYERPEILYETQVKPSKPRIAVELAKSFAGKN